The segment ATTACGTGTCACAAGTGTGGCTGCGCGGAATGGAATCTTTTAATAGATTGATCTGATTATTCGAGTTAGGCAGCCGGCGACGCATCTGTGAGTGACGTTTTGCATACCGCTTTTTTCGCAGGCTGAAAGctcatttcattaaatttattaaaaattggaaaacttgccgaaaatataattaatatttttgctataatCTAGCACAAtacaattatattattataactGAAATATAACTAAGACGAGTGCACAAAAGTATTCcattgcttcaaaattttgcaggatattttttttttgtcaaggatgACATTATTTTCAAGTTGCAAAAACTAGAGAGCCCTCTTGCGCGAATAACCTGAAGCAGTATGCGAGAACTCGTTCAAGTTCAACGACCTACTACCGCAGACGCGTATCTGGGTCAGGATTACtctcgagaaaattatttaacttcaAAGTGAGGCAGCTCTTAGAAAGTGTTACTTAACAGACTTCAAAGGCCATCGCACCTTCATTGAAGTATGCGTAGCCTTTCTGGATTTTTTCACCAGGCCCTCAAACAAAAAGCCCACTTTAGCAATAATGATATTCGCACGCACACAACCTTGAGCAGAAAcctttggagaaaatttgaattaagaactgaggattttttaacaaactatATCAGACAAcatgaatattcaaaattctttCATTGTAATACATGGTCTTGTTTATAATTTGTATAGATTTCACTTGACAACATTTTGACcgcgattatttttttaaattttaggtcaGCAAGTGCAAAATGCAAACATGGATAAGGAGGAGTCAAACGCTCTATCGGACATTAAGGACGAGAATGAGGACGCGCAGATGGTTGACATCGAAAGCGACCACACAGACAAGCCATCGGCCTCGCCACAGGTTCACTCGCCGCAGGTTCACTCGCCGCAGGTTCACTCGCCGCTGATGGCCTCGCCCTCTAGCAAGGAACATTACGAGCAGAGGTCAAGCCAGCTCACCCCGACTGATGGCTCTGTCCGCTCAGACGAAGGATACAACAGCCATGGGTACCAGGACGATGCATTCACTCCTCCGGAAGACAGCAGCGACTGCGACTCTGAAAATAACTACGTGCTGGATTGCAGGTGGGTTtcgtggaaataaattagaaaccttttttatttattaaaattcaatctgcTAAGACTAATGATCTGATGTGCAATTGCAGCAAGAAGTCCAGCGACAAGTCAAGCACGAGCGTCAGCGTGGTCAGCTCAGCATCCACTGGCAAAAGCTACATGTGCAGCGAGCTGGAAGACTGCAAAAACTCTTACCGCAAAGTCAAAATCAAGATGTCCAAGCTGACTTACAAAACCAAGTGCGAGATAGCCCCCAAGGCTAGCAGCGCCGTGGGCATCCCGATTATGGACAGCGACAAGGAGGCCAGTCCGGAACCAGTGCGGTGCCCCAAAAGCCCGGTCCTGGTGGCCACGAGCACGACCCCGGAGGCGAGCAAGGCGCCCAGCCCAGTGGGCTTCAAGCCGTACAAGTCCTACTACGAGAGCCACCCGGCCAGCAAGAACCAACCTGGCTCCATCCTCGAGAATATCCTCATGAGGCGGGCGGACATCAACAGCGGCGTGCGCCGGTCGGTCGACTCTGCAGTCTCGACCAGCGAGGTGTCCCCGTCCAGCCCCACCGAGATGGCGTATTCGTACAAAAAGTCGCACCGCTACCACGCTCTGCCCCCCAGCCCGGACTCAAGCTCTCACCAACAGCCGACGGTGGTGCATGTGTCACCACCTCCTCCGCCGTCCCACCAGGCGAGCCGCGCACAGTCGTCCCcggtgctgccgccgccgacccACCTCCCGCTCGAGGTTTACAGCCCCACCTATTACAACATGTACCCCCATCCTCACGCGCACCCGGGCTTCCACCCTCACCACCCGCACCATCAGGGCTCGCTGATCCACTCGTCGACGCCTAACTCGCCACCCTACATGATGCAGCACTCGCCGCACATCAAGTCCTTCTCGCCACCGCCCGGCAACCTCATGTCGCAGCTGCACCTCAAGAGCCCACCCCCTGGCTCGGTGCCGCATAGATCACCATCACACTCGTCGCTGTCGCCCTGCGGAAGTCCAATGAGCCCCAACACGGCGGCCGCCAGGGGCTACAGGTCGCTGCCGTACCCTCTGCAGAAGAAGGACGGCAAGATGCACTACGAGTGCAACGTTTGCCTCAAGACCTTCGGCCAGTTGTCCAACCTCAAGGTGCATCTGAGGACGCACTCGGGCGAGAGGCCCTTCAAGTGCGACATCTGCACCAAAAGCTTCACCCAACTGGCCCACCTGCAGAAGCACCACCTCGTACACACAGGTAAggctgttatttttattactaatattttctttagcttcattgtttgaaaaaaaaatgctaattatgTTATTATCTCATCAGGGGAGAAGCCTCATGAGTGTAACATTTGCAACAAGAGGTTCAGCAGCACCTCAAATCTCAAGACTCACCTTAGGCTACACTCAGGTCAAAAGCCCTACAACTGCGATTTTTGTACTGCCAAGTTCACCCAGTTCGTCCACCTGAAGCTGCACAAACGGCTTCACACAAATGAACGCCCATTCACATGCAAACGCTGCAACAAGAAGTACATCAGTGCAAGTGGACTCAGGtattacaaaatttccaacCGCAACACTTAtatgctctctctctcatcacttattcaatcaataaattttgaacccaAAAgagtacaaaaaattaattaatttttttcattatattttagaaCACACTGGAAGACAACCGCTTGCAAACCAAACAACATTGACGAGGAAATTTCCTTGGCTGGTGCCTCGCCAACCGGTCACCGCTTCTATGAATATGCTTCCTCTGACGTAAGCATAGGTAAGTGCGAATtcgatttaataattaacccAACTCCAAACCCATGTGCCGTGAGCATTTTACTAAACCTTGCTTTCTGTCTACAGGCAGCTTAGAAAAGGAGGCCCATGACATGGACTCAAGAGACTCTTTCGAGGGCCGAGTGGAGGGTGGCATGAACATTCACCCACACCCTCACCCTCAACTCCTGCAGCCTCCGCAGAGGCCGAGTGTAATCGAGTCGTCGCAGCATCACGTCATCGAATGCACGTAAACGTGTTAGATTTAGTCAGACCGCTTCCCACTGACTGCCTCCGGGCCACCCCCTGGCCATCCTTCTGGACGTGAGCCCACCGCCCCCCATAAAAGTCTCACCTCTCTGCTTTTCATTGTTTCGGTTTCTGTGCAAGCGCTTTAAATGTAAACATACTACAAACACGAAAATTAGAGCGATCCGGTGAATGTATAAATCTCAATCTCTCTGCGTATTTTGAATTGTGTACAAATTTCATGTTCAATTGGATGActgttacaaaaattttgcatgcaaaattaCTCGAGAAAATCCGTCTCAGGCAATTAATAATCCTCATTTTGGTGGTAACATGTTGAAGCATAATATCTCTATTTAATTATACgactcacacactcacacgacacacacactctcactCACATGTATTGTTATCTTGAATGTGATATCTGCTCCTAGGCGAACTGCTACTgatgtaatattttctctgTTAGTTAACTGATAGTCCGCTAACCAATTCTTTTTATGTGTGAGTGACTGATCTGCATAGGAGAGGTCAAAGTGGGCACCGCCGCTGCAATTTGTGATATGAATTAAACTCGGGACTGCTGTCCGTTCtcctggaaaaaaattccttgCAGTGCATTGTGGTGGTGCGCGCGGAGGCTGTCTCCTAAGCAGGCAAAACATGCAATACAAAACTGTCTTAACTGTAGGTAAATCCAGACGTATAAACACACTGAGACAGACAAGTACGGTAGCTCAAGTCGCTAATGTTCAAATGCTGCAATTATTACTAATATACACATAATGTAACCTTGGAAAACATGTAGTGCGCGATTACATGAAAAAGTTGACTACACtctcacacactcacacacacacaatggaTGTGCTCAGCCTGTTGAGTAGGCAGCCCGCTACAATTATATCTATTTTTATGCCAGGCATTGGTCTAGACATTCAAAAAATAACGTGACCTTTCGGTCGGTGTGTGTTTCCATACTGCTGTTGGAGAGCATTTCTTGCCTGGATCCGGTTCCTCACCTATCCAACTGCAAAACTTAAACTCTGCATCATCCCACTGTCTTGTTCACGATGAGAGAGATGCCAATGATCTCAAAATTGCGACTCACACACCCCCAACTCAAACTGACACGACTAACTAGACAGTTTTGCAAGACAAGTAGAAACATACAAGACAGTCCCAACCGCGCTCGAGGATGAGTTTCTAAAAATGTTAGACTCGCTgcttttatatacatatattgtaTGAACATTATACTGTAATTGTACTGTACTCACACAAAGCATATAGACACACTTACTCACACACTCACGTGGAATGCGACATGTTCACACGACGAAAAATACACACGCATCTTgataaaagtatattatacaattttttatgagctAGACGTCCTCTGCTAGAATTTGTATCAAACATGAGAGGTGTTTGTTAAAAAGAATTGCTTACATTTCACACGGTAACAACACGTTTTTGGAGTAGCCACTTGAAATTTCTCATAGTCCCAACATAGACGAGCAAATTGACCAGGTAGTTATCGCGAAGAGAGGAGATTTAATAACCCGAGATATTGTAACcagagaaaaatatgattgagGAACTCTTTCGGACATATTTGTGCCTTGgatatttatagaaaaattgcgttttgcATTAACTGAGCTGAGAAAAACAGTCACACACATTTTTGagcagagaaattaaaactgaaaagctatttgcaaaatctttaactgagaaataaaaagtagGCAGACGTGAAAAGGCAGTTTTATCGTTCTCTACTGTACAATAGTGCTCTAGTGTTAAGCCGCGGTATTGTATATAAACGAATCGAGatgagtaatttattttcttagttTCTAGTTGTTGACAcgagataatttattgtaaaatgtagtatttatataaattattcggTTGTAACGCAGatggttaatttatttgtcaccGCAATTACCGACTTTCGCTCGCAAATCGACCCCCAACGCGGGGCACGCATTAACGTCACCGATTTTTGTACTATATTTTTCAACTCCCATTGATATTGTCATAATATAGGCGGGCGGACGCGCGCGGCGATTTATATTTTGGCAAGCCTCGCGCCGCCTGCCCCCGCCGGATTTGCGTGCGAGACTCGGGCAAATTGAAGCAAACAAACGGGAATCCTTCATTCCAGGCAGTGCATGATGACGATTCTTATGATACTTTCGCCGCCAACACACACTCATTTCAAGTCAAATCGGGCCCCCGACATGATATAGATCAGTGTTGATAAACGTAAATGTATGCGCCAAACACTATCCAATAGCAGAGGCATCATAATAATACATACACTGTGTAGACGAAAAATGCAACCCACACAACTTAGGTCGGTTCAGTTTATTGGAAAACCCGCTACTAGGTGTCAGATTCATCAATTTAGTACAgctaaacaaacacacacccaCACAAGCAGTTAATTACGTAGCCACGATCGATAAGCATTAATTACAGCAGTCGTACAAACTTGCATAcctaaaataatcataatctCACGAACACACACAGAAGCAGACAAAACGTTTTCCGCGAGTCGGTTGATTGTGAAGCCGCGTACGCACGGCGGAACACCTGATTTGCGCGGAAACGCAACTATCCGACCCGTCGGTTCCGCGAGCATATAGGCAATATTAATACAACAAACAAACTAGATGGCTTTTTGTGGATAACAAGCGCTCCGccgtttttgtattttcaacacacacacacattcactCACTACTGTAACTGAGCGacgatatttttcaattcctaATTCAGCCGAggatttgtatttattttgagataCATGTACGTTGTTTATGATCATATATACACGAGATGTAGGCAGCTACAATGGACTACGCAGTTTTTTCAGTCAGAGTTCGTTTTCTATGGGCTCCTTTTGGAACGATATATATATTGTATACACACAAACTCTCACTCACATGCAGATTGCAGATTGTACTAGTTGAAACAATATTAACTATCTCGACAGACGAGGAATGGAGGAGAATCGCGACAGGCTCCCACACAcgatgataatttattattacgcTATAGGTAGACACGTCGCGTTATACCGCGTTTGATTTTGGTGCAAATCACGCTGACTCTTTTTCGTCTTCGTTGGCATTCTCGAATTACTATTTGTTGTACGTATGTATACTGTTCTCGTGTTGATTTGTCACTGAAACGCGCTTGTGGGACTGCTCTCTGTGTGCGCGCCAGACTCGATCGCGCGCACCCGCGAAACCGAAACCCGCCGCGGCGGTTTCGTGAACATATAAATAGTGATGAAGCTGAGCTGTCAGTGTACATTTTCTGTATTTATGCGAAGCCGATTATGTGTTGATTATTTATTGGTAACTAGATGCTACGTTGATGTTATGTTGCGTGTGCATTCGGAAGAAATGTATTTCATCTCACTGTCAACCGATTAGTGTACACTCAATCTCTCATACACATATACACTGATTGTGCTGGATACGGAGAGAACATACTcgaattgtgtttttatttgtaaatctcattataatttgaatttcatttcaccATGACTGAAGCCATAccggaaaaattgaaaataaataaaaagcatgtAAAAATACTCCATTTGTCTTTATCTTAAAATATCGCAGCTACCCTATTTACAAGGCAAAATTTTTAGCAGAAAAACGATTTTTGATTCaaagctttgaaattaaagcatccaaattattttcaatacttCTAAGCGGATTATTATGATCACattgactgacaatgagaatgAATAatcagaaaacaaaattttagtctATTTTAAAAGAAGCAAAAGTTAGTCAGCTCTAAATTGTTTGTTAGATTGAAACATTTGGTATAATTTGACACGAATGTAAAAGTAGTTTGGCCTAATGGTTCTTCCATTCAAAAACACGCACGTTCCGTTATTTCGAATAAAATAAGGACTGAAAATACTGATACGCTAACAATAAGCATAgatgatgcaaatttttacttttaaaaataattgagtatatctgcaacatttaaaatcattagcAATAAACAGTTTTCCCGAATCACAGTagttatgctttaaaataccAGTGCTTATACTTTTGCttctgaattttgtttttgaggcTCTGAAAACCTTTACTTTCAATAACAAATATCGCacagtttatttgtttaatttgttagaaaataaacaaaatgattgCCTTTTACATTACCTTTTCagggattttaattgaaaatgtaaaacaatACTGCTTAAAATCTGGAGAATAAACTGGCAGTGAGCGAGTTACTAAAACTCATGGCCAGGATAATGTAGAAACCTCCAACCAATTTTACCTCATCTTGAAAGAGTTTCCTGATCTGTACCGCGATTCTACGGTGCGTCGACCGGTAAAACATTCGACTGTGCACGcacaataataacaaaaattgataCTTCCACAACCAATCGCTACACTACAGcccaaaatatatatttgtttaatctcaccataaaaatgtacatatgtgttaaaaaacagttcgtcaaaattaatataaaaaagcacatAGTGAGAACaggcaccattcctggcaaacatctcgcTAAATCTCTACCCTAGAATAATCACAAATTCATCGTCAAATACAGCTACAGCTTGTGAATACAACAACGGAACTACAAATTAGTAATTGAAGAGCTAGGTAACATCTAACAGAAATCACATGAAATTTACAcagctttgaaaatataaGGAACGAGCAGGTTTTCAGGGAGGGCTCGAGGGGATCCCAACGTTGCACTATTCAAAACAAGAACGAGCTGAGTGCTGAGGTCGGTGCGCGAATTCTTGTAGCTGTATATATATTTCCATAATTTATCGAGCGATCTAAATGATAGCctcaaattaaagaaacagCTGAACCTAAATTGGAAGCCAAAATCATGGGTTTGATGAGGAAAATTGTTGCAAACGCAGAgctatcaattttaattgttaaaaactagttcttttaaaataatttgcacttAAAAATGCTCAATTTAACCTAATTTCTGTCCTTTTAATATAGACCTGGCTAACAAACAAGTAAGAATCCTGATAATGTTCCCTTTCAACTCTTCAAAAAGCAACAAGAATTGACCTCAAAATAGTTGCTAATTTCACTTATTCTTAGGGTATAATTCGAGCCAGTAAACATAATTTCTCTGGCTAAACAAAAATTCCGACTCTTCTCTAAGGTGATTTTTACTAACagtattattttccaaaaagagTGTAAAATCAGGGTAGGAGTGCTGAGGTATATCAGGAGGCAGCTTGAGATTAAAAGCATCGAAAGATCAACTAAGCTCAGGCAGCGCAGCCTGGCAAGTGGGAGGCCGTTGCCATTCTCGCCGCCTAGCAAAGTCAGCCGGGGTGGCTAGGCTCTCCTGGTGCTCAGCCAGACAGCACCAGTGATTCTCACAGTTGCTTCCAACCGAAGCTCATAGTTATTTCCGTCGGTTCACTCGGTTCCTCATCTACCTGGAGCTCACAGTTGCTTTGGGAATCACCGTTGTTTCTACTGGGCTCCACGATCTACGCCGGGGACTGGCATCGAGTTGGTGACCAGGCCGAGGGTGATCATAAGACGATTTTAGAATTGTCTTGCCCTTTTGTATTGTACACGAAGAGCAACCGCAGGGACTTCGCAGGCAACGGTCGAGAAAACGGAAGAATCGAGAGCGCCAGCAGCAGCTAAGAAACCGACGCTTGCAGCCGCAACCGGTGCTGATTGCCCTTCTGACGCTGAGAGTGGCCCAAACTCCTTAGATGAAGACGAGCCACCACGAATGAGATCCGTGGGCACCATTACCATCGCCACCTAGATGCCGCCGAGGACCCTTAGCCGAAAACTTATGCTGCCGCCAAGCTTATTATCTTTTATACCTGCTCAACCTCTCTCAATTCTGCTGTTTTAAGAagacacaataaaaattattattaattttattaaaagggaTGTATCATTTAGTTTTTGTTTGCGCCGGTAAATTAAAAGGAGAAATTTGAAAGGGAGaagagaaataattgaaatattgattCGAGAAACTAAGCTAGTAGTGCTTGTATATATAAGTCCAAAAAATCTGCTCGGGTGGAGAAAATGCTAAATTCGCCACTTGAGTATTTTCTTTCCACCAGCTTTAGCAATCAACCTGTTTTATATAGTTTTTTCCACCAGGGTAATATTTTATGTCGAAGTCAAAATATGAAGCAGCAAAAGAGAGGTTTACTgttaacaaaacatttttttcccttAAGATTTATGATTATTAAGCTGCGgctctactttaaaaaaattattaactcggCACATGCAGATTGgactaaaaaatgtttaattatattaaagagCATGCTGTAATTAGCAGACGATGGTATGAATTTGTAGCCATTTAAttgtgtttcaaattaatttccaattaaaactgTGGGGGAAAATGCAATTCCACTGAAGAAACtctgatttttaatgctttgaatttggagaaatattttttatcaattcacctctgacaaaataattgcacAGTAGATTCTATTGGGATTGCCGACAGCTTGCTACTCATGAATGAATAGCTTGCAAAGTTTTTTCAAGCTCGCTCAACGAGAGAACGAGCAGACGGTTTGTGAAGTCTGAAAGCCCGTTTGGCACGTGCAAAACCCGCCCCCCGCGCAAAGCAGCAACCTCGGGGGAgcggtggctgctgctgcaaaaaaCGTGGCCACGTGCAGCTCGCGTGAACCGGTGGCTATTCATCAAACTCCGCCGCGCGCCTCCCGCCACCTCATTGCAAATTTGCATATCAAGTTTCGCGGCGGTTGCGCGCGGAACCATTGGACGGCGGGAGGCTGCGACTCCGCCTCCGCTCCACCGCTAATTCCCTTCAATTCGCACACTCTGCCAAATGCAATGGAGGCGCCGCGAAAAGTCCATTTTGCCAACTCACTCATAGCTAATGGCTAGTAcagttcaaattattttgattggcATTACATGAATTTTATATAAgaatgttgattttattttattttgaataaattggaatttattcgTTTGGCTAGCAAAATTTAAGCTtgaaagtgatttaaaaaatgtgcatcACTGAAcgttatgtttttaatttagtaacTGAATTTAGTGCATTTCCATTGACGTTTTTCAAGTCTATTGTTATAATTAGATTTCTTACCATTTCCTTgcttaaaagtatattttattaaaatccaaCTCATGGAAGAGTCGAGTCAGATATTGGATTACAAACGTGTTTGGTGCAATGCATATTTTACATTTGACTAATCATAAATCTAGATCAGCAGCTGACCAACGGAgcgcaaatttttcaaacggaCAGCCGAGGTCGGGTGATTGACGGAACAGCTCTTTGTTGCTGGCCGTGGTCACTGGGACAAAAGTCGTTGAGCAGAAAAGCACTAACAAGTGatgtcaaaacaaaaatctcgcTGATTTCCGCGTGCACCTCTCTCTTGGGAGCCAAATTTCGTATTGTTCcacgtaaattaaaaagcgaaaatttCTAGGAGCAGAGCAGCCGGCCATTTGTTTGTCAAGTGCGTTTTTGTACTGAGTCCGCGCCAGCGGCGAATCGAAGAGTATAATAACGAACAGACTCGTTGTTGAAAGGAACAAACCGCATATTATATGCGCTGTTTGGAATAATCACGAATAATGAGTACGACAACCGCTGGGGAGGaggaatataataaaatgagcTAGCGCAATCAAAGCTCCTCGCTCTTTgtgtttttcaattcaacTTGAAACCCTTTTTGACTTCTCGTTTGCTGACGTCGCTCTTTCAATGACATTATACCAAAATAGGCCTTTTTGTTCAATTCAATCGACTGCACTTAAGTGATAACAATCATTCCTCAAAAGTAAATTAGTTCGTTCGTCCCTAATTCTACTAGCATTAATTGTGATTATTACTCGTCTTGCATAAAAGTCCTAAATGTCCTAAAATTTATCAACCGTAAAATGTtaagtaaacatttttatgtctCAGGCAAAAAATGAGTTCAACACGTGAACTCAGGCTCATTtcttaattgtttcaattacaaaaaatgattatGTCATTGCAATCTACACCTCTATATTCTTACTTTAGTAAAaacagattaaataaatacattaaagAATATCAAAGCATGGGTAAATTGgcgaaaagaaataataaaaatcgtcTATATGTACGGGAGCAATTATTTCTCGCCAGGagtcacaataaaataaaaatataaaacttcacTACTATTTATTGTTAGCTCTTTTTAAGCCTGTTTGGAGAAGTTGTTTTCTAGACAAactattacaataattttaattttatatggcCAAAACATCATGTTAATagtgtaaaatgaaaattttaatgttgataGATGCCAAGGCAGTTTGAGATAATAGTTTAACctgttaaaatgaaaaattataaatttattttcaactgttttgataatttgttttatttttcttacttaTCTTCATTATCTATATAACGAATTGTTTTAGTGTCCTTTGAACATATGTGCTTGAAATCcgtcttttaatttaattagtgagGTATATTTTGTATTGGATTATCTATGGAATATAGCACTATTCTATATGGAATATAGCTGTTATAGGTTATAGCTAAGCTGAATTCATCCTGGTTCTGGTAAAATTGCGTAACTCTCAACAACCAAAcatgaatttccttgttgcaagaacatggtaacaatcaatttgacaatgaaaTTTGGatgtttgttgaaaattgcGCAATTTTGTACTACAAACAAGGATGTTGGGTAAGACTATCAAATATCAAAAGGAGTtgatttggcaatttttaagaccaattaaataaaaataaaaatttatgaacagCAATCCTGAAGAAAAAAGTGAGATTAAAATTGTGATCTTTGTTCATATTTgggaatatatatttatactaGCCGAATAAagaagttattttttactgctgcgcaaatgaaataatttatatatttgaatgATGGAACTCGaatgtattgattttttggcTTGTTCCATTACaatttctgtttaaatttctctaaTGATTTTCATAGTGATGGAAAGCTATATTTGCGCATATTTTGTttcccctgaaaaattaagatgATATACAATCATGGTGGACTATATTTAAGGTGGACGAAAGCACTAGATTTCGATTGGATcacttcaaataaaaataaatgcttgtAAAATTATCAAAGTAAGTCCTTTTATTGGTGATTTCAACGCACGAAATTCCCAAGCTCAGATCACTGTGTCAGGAGAAATAGCCAGTCAACATTTAAAGGCGAGTATTGCTGcctatttttgtaattatacaAGACAACCGCCATCTCATCTGCACAACGCGTTCTCTGGTAATTATAAAGTCATACGCGCATCCGACTGACGGGTAATCACTCTTTTTCGTAATTTCCTCCTCGAGCAACAACAGCTTGACGAAGACCGTGAATAATGCTccgacaaattaatttcagatcAAGCTCAACTTAACATATCACCAGGAAAAAATCTCACGGCGCCGGGCCAGCACACATTGTTGTCGGAATGGCAAGCGATCCACTTTCCTTCCTGCTGCGGTACGCCGATGATATTTcgtattatttgcttttttctaaCGCACTCTCACAGACCCTAATTTACAATTCTCTTTGCGCACATTGTCTGGCCCGCATCTGCCGCTCGTTTTCCTACGAAATTATCGAGGAAATTTCCTCCTCCCGTCTGGCGCCGACCCGTACGCCCCATcttgagcaaatattttgttttaatcgcAGTATCGGAACGAGAGCGCGATCATGACACGGCCGCCCGCTGATAAAGGCGCTCCATCTTGTTCACCGATA is part of the Cloeon dipterum chromosome 1, ieCloDipt1.1, whole genome shotgun sequence genome and harbors:
- the Blimp-1 gene encoding PR domain zinc finger protein 1 isoform X2; this translates as MRQGNMDEIPWDLATMREEEFEHRTVYMVMDRVPEPGCPNRAQETLPRNLVLKMSETLLDVHGVWSTGVIPRGTRFGPLVGDIYAKDEVPQTKNKKYFWRIYNDNESYYYLDGCDVSKANWMRYVNPADSAESQNLIACQYKTNIYFYTTKTIQPDQELLVWYCREFAERLNYPLTGGQMLQRIRQQVQNANMDKEESNALSDIKDENEDAQMVDIESDHTDKPSASPQVHSPQVHSPQVHSPLMASPSSKEHYEQRSSQLTPTDGSVRSDEGYNSHGYQDDAFTPPEDSSDCDSENNYVLDCSKKSSDKSSTSVSVVSSASTGKSYMCSELEDCKNSYRKVKIKMSKLTYKTKCEIAPKASSAVGIPIMDSDKEASPEPVRCPKSPVLVATSTTPEASKAPSPVGFKPYKSYYESHPASKNQPGSILENILMRRADINSGVRRSVDSAVSTSEVSPSSPTEMAYSYKKSHRYHALPPSPDSSSHQQPTVVHVSPPPPPSHQASRAQSSPVLPPPTHLPLEVYSPTYYNMYPHPHAHPGFHPHHPHHQGSLIHSSTPNSPPYMMQHSPHIKSFSPPPGNLMSQLHLKSPPPGSVPHRSPSHSSLSPCGSPMSPNTAAARGYRSLPYPLQKKDGKMHYECNVCLKTFGQLSNLKVHLRTHSGERPFKCDICTKSFTQLAHLQKHHLVHTGEKPHECNICNKRFSSTSNLKTHLRLHSGQKPYNCDFCTAKFTQFVHLKLHKRLHTNERPFTCKRCNKKYISASGLRTHWKTTACKPNNIDEEISLAGASPTGHRFYEYASSDVSIGSLEKEAHDMDSRDSFEGRVEGGMNIHPHPHPQLLQPPQRPSVIESSQHHVIECT
- the Blimp-1 gene encoding PR domain zinc finger protein 1 isoform X1; this translates as MRQGNMDEIPWDLATMREEEFEHRTVYMVMDRVPEPGCPNRAQETLPRNLVLKMSETLLDVHGVWSTGVIPRGTRFGPLVGDIYAKDEVPQTKNKKYFWRIYNDNESYYYLDGCDVSKANWMRYVNPADSAESQNLIACQYKTNIYFYTTKTIQPDQELLVWYCREFAERLNYPLTGGQMLQRIRQQVQNANMDKEESNALSDIKDENEDAQMVDIESDHTDKPSASPQVHSPLMASPSSKEHYEQRSSQLTPTDGSVRSDEGYNSHGYQDDAFTPPEDSSDCDSENNYVLDCSKKSSDKSSTSVSVVSSASTGKSYMCSELEDCKNSYRKVKIKMSKLTYKTKCEIAPKASSAVGIPIMDSDKEASPEPVRCPKSPVLVATSTTPEASKAPSPVGFKPYKSYYESHPASKNQPGSILENILMRRADINSGVRRSVDSAVSTSEVSPSSPTEMAYSYKKSHRYHALPPSPDSSSHQQPTVVHVSPPPPPSHQASRAQSSPVLPPPTHLPLEVYSPTYYNMYPHPHAHPGFHPHHPHHQGSLIHSSTPNSPPYMMQHSPHIKSFSPPPGNLMSQLHLKSPPPGSVPHRSPSHSSLSPCGSPMSPNTAAARGYRSLPYPLQKKDGKMHYECNVCLKTFGQLSNLKVHLRTHSGERPFKCDICTKSFTQLAHLQKHHLVHTGEKPHECNICNKRFSSTSNLKTHLRLHSGQKPYNCDFCTAKFTQFVHLKLHKRLHTNERPFTCKRCNKKYISASGLRTHWKTTACKPNNIDEEISLAGASPTGHRFYEYASSDVSIGSLEKEAHDMDSRDSFEGRVEGGMNIHPHPHPQLLQPPQRPSVIESSQHHVIECT